TGCCGGGCTGAGCGGATAAGGAATCCGCCGCTTGTGCAGGATGCTGCCGCTAATCGGGCGTATGCGGTAGAAAAACGGCTGTTCGGGATCGTCGTTGGGAAATACGGTGGGGATCGGGATAATGTCTTTGCCAGGCGCCGTTGCAGACCGGATTAACTCAAAAAAACGCAACTCCCCGCCCAGATTCGGAAAATACAGCGTCGCCATGAACCAATGCTCATACAACCAGCGCGCCACCAGTTTGCCGCGATTATCATCACGGTTGAGTAGCGATTCCCATTGCCGCAGTGATTCTTTCTCGCCATCGGTCAGCGTTACCGGTTCATCGGGAATCACCGCGCCCTGCTTGACCCACCCGGCCAGCAGCGCATATTCGCGGTCGCTCAATCCGGTCACGGCAAACGGCATGCCGCTGAGAGGATAGTCCTGCGCATAACCGGAAAATTTTTCCCCGGTGACACACTGATTTTTCCGGGTAATGCTCAGGTCAATCGAATCCGGTATTTTGCTGTTCGGCGGGAATGGATATTGTTTCGCCAGCGATATCATCTCCGCGATCAACGGTTCGGACTTCGCATCGTGAGATTGCAATACCGAATGAAAACCGCGTTCACGCCAGCCTGAAACGGTCAACTCATCGATCCCGAGCCGGGTCGGCGACAGTGCCTCGGCCCGCGCGCCGACATAAATGGATTCGCGGAAAGCGCCGCGCAACAATCCTTCCGTGCTCTCCAGCTTGAGCTGGCACGGCGCATCGAAACAGCTATGGCACGACAAACATTTGGCTTCCAGAATCGGACGGATCTCATCATGATACGAAACCGGTCTTTCTATCGCGGCAGGCAATGCAATCGGTGCTGGCGCTTGCTGGCGGGTGGCTATCGGATTATTGCCGCCTTGACAAGCGGATAACAAAAAGAAGAAACAATAGAAGAGTCTGAATGTGTGGAATAACTTCATGAAGATCCTTGGAACATGGATTCAAAATGCGCTCTCATGGCTTATCGCGGCAGGAATCGCCGAGCTCACCGGCGTATCTTGATAAATCCAGCATCTGGATTCACGCAGTTGATTTCACTGAAACGCAGTCAATACAACAATAGTTGAGAAGAAAGAAATTCTGATTACTTTAACCTTGAAAAATAACCATCTGAAACAAGGAATTAATTCTTGTTTATTTTCATTTCTCCAGCAGCGGACTCATCGGATATTCCAGCGCTTCCTTCATCGCCACCAGCGATAATACCGCTTCGCGGCCATCGATGATGCGATGATCGTACGATAGCGCCAGATAATTCATCGGACGGATCACGATCTGGCCGTTTTCCACGACCGGGCGTTCCTTGGTGGCATGAATCCCGAGAATGGCGCTTTGCGGTGGATTGATGATCGGAGTCGACAGCATTGAACCGAACACACCACCGTTGGTGATCGAGAACGTACCGCCGCTGAGTTCGTCGATACCGAGCTTGCCGTCTTGCGCGCGCTTGGCGAAATCGGCAATCTGCAGTTCAATCTCAGCCATCGACAGCTTGTCAGCGTTGCGAATGATAGGCACTACCAGCCCGCGCGGACTGCCGACCGCAATACCGATATCGTAATAATCGTGGTAGACGATTTCGTTACCTTCGACTGATGCATTGACGATCGGATATTTTTTCAGCGCCGCGACCGCCGCCTTGACGAAAAATGACATGAAACCAAGCTTCACGCCATACTCTTTCTCGAATTCGGTTTTGTAACGCGCGCGCAAATCCATGATCGCTTGCATATTGACTTCATTAAACGTCGTCAGAATGGCGGCTGTCGATTGTGATTGCACCAGCCGTTCCGCGATGCGCTGGCGTAGCCGTGACATCGCAACCCGGCGTTCCGTGCGCGCTCCGGCACTAACCGCCCCAGGGGAAACAGGTTTGCTTTCCGGCGGTGCAATCGCGCGGGATCTGTTCTCCACATAGGCTTTCACATCTTCCTTGGTAATCCGGCCGCCGAGACCGGTACCTTTGATCGCGGTCGTTTCCGTTGCTTTCAGATCGTTTTCTTCCGCCAGCTTACGCGCTGCCGGCATCAGCATGGGAATCGCCGCATCGGTTGCTTCCGCGCTGGCTTTCTCAGGGCTTTTGCCGGTAGCAATCACGGCTTCTGTTTCAACGGCCACCGCCGGCTTCTCACTCGATACGACAGCTTCGGTATCAATCATCGCAATGACTTCGCCGCTGATAACCGTCGCGCCGTCTTGCTTCAGGATTTTACTCAAAACACCGGCGCTGGGCGCGGGCAATTCCAGCACGACTTTGTCGGTTTCGATGTCGATCAGATTCTCCGACCGGTTCACGGTATCGCCTGCTTTCTTATGCCAGGCGATCAGCGTGGCTTCTGCAACGGACTCAGATAATGCGGGAACTTTGACTTCAATTAGCATGGCGCCCTCTTACTAAATTTTTTCTCGGAATGCCGCAACGATCAATTCGTTTTGCGTAAATTTGTGTCTCGCCGTGTAACCGACCGCCGGAGAAGCGGACGATGCGCGCAATGCATAAGCCAGTGCTTGATCCGGCTTCATGTGGCGCAACAAATAATGCTGAATGCGATGCCAAGCGCCTTGGTTACCCGGCTCTTCCTGGCACCAGACCACTTCCTTGGCATTCACGAAACGGTCGATTTCCGCCTGAAACTCCTCGTGCGGAAATGGATACAATTGTTCCATGCGAATGATCGCCATATCACCGATGCGCTGTTCCTTGCGGTAAGCCAGCAATTCATAATAGATTTTCCCGCTGCAAACAATGAGCCGTTTGATGGTGCGTGGATCCAGGTTGTCGACCTCCGAAATAACCGGATAAAAATAGCCATGCGCCAATTCATCCAGACTCGACACCGATTCCTTATGCCGCAGCAGACTTTTCGGGCTCATGATAATCAGCGGCTTACGAATCGGCCGGATCATTTGGCGGCGCAGCAGATGGAACATTTGCGCCGGGGTTGAAGGCACGCACACTTGGATATTGTAATCGGCGCACAACTGCAAATAGCGTTCAAGCCGCGCCGAAGAATGCTCCGGACCTTGCCCTTCGTAGCCGTGCGGCAGCATCATGACCAAGCCGCATAGCCGCCCCCATTTGGCTTCGCCGGAAGCAATGAATTGATCGATCACCACTTGTGCGCCGTTGGCAAAATCACCGAACTGGGCTTCCCAAATTATCAGCTCATTCGGTTGCGTGGTGGCATAGCCATATTCAAAACCCAGTACCGCTTCTTCCGACAGCATCGAATTGATCACGACAAAATCCGGTTGCTCCGGATAAAGATGACGCAATGGCACATAAATCCGCTCGTTTTGATCCGCCGCCACTTGATCGTGCAGTTCCGCGTGACGATGAAAGAAAGTCCCGCGCCCCGAATCCTGTCCCGACAACCTAACCGGA
This is a stretch of genomic DNA from Nitrosomonas sp. sh817. It encodes these proteins:
- the odhB gene encoding 2-oxoglutarate dehydrogenase complex dihydrolipoyllysine-residue succinyltransferase; translated protein: MLIEVKVPALSESVAEATLIAWHKKAGDTVNRSENLIDIETDKVVLELPAPSAGVLSKILKQDGATVISGEVIAMIDTEAVVSSEKPAVAVETEAVIATGKSPEKASAEATDAAIPMLMPAARKLAEENDLKATETTAIKGTGLGGRITKEDVKAYVENRSRAIAPPESKPVSPGAVSAGARTERRVAMSRLRQRIAERLVQSQSTAAILTTFNEVNMQAIMDLRARYKTEFEKEYGVKLGFMSFFVKAAVAALKKYPIVNASVEGNEIVYHDYYDIGIAVGSPRGLVVPIIRNADKLSMAEIELQIADFAKRAQDGKLGIDELSGGTFSITNGGVFGSMLSTPIINPPQSAILGIHATKERPVVENGQIVIRPMNYLALSYDHRIIDGREAVLSLVAMKEALEYPMSPLLEK